One Polaribacter sp. KT25b DNA segment encodes these proteins:
- a CDS encoding ABC transporter ATP-binding protein — MKALQYLNKYFSKYKWRFLIGILITVLSKIIALKVPKLVGNSLNIVEDYLKGTTTDLDIVKHELFINILLIIGVAFFSGFLTFLMRQTIIVTSRLIEFDLKNEIYQQYQKLSLNFYKNNRTGDLMNRISEDVTKVRMYVGPSVMYTTNMIVLFAVCFAEMVKIDLKLTLYTLLPFPLLSFSVFFLSKIIHKRSTIVQQNLSKLTTFTQELFSGIDVVKSYGIEKSMTKDFDKISNDNKEKNIHLEKANALFFPSIVLLIGISNIIVVYVGGLQYINGTIKSGTILEFLLYVNYLTWPVAIVGWVTSMIQQADASQARINEFLNQVPEIKNENDSHTDIYGKITFKDVTFTYDDTDITALKNINFTVNPGETLAILGKTGSGKSTIIELITRLYDTQKGIILLDDKPIKEANLYDVRRQIGFVPQDPFLFSDTIENNIKFGKEDATEQEIIEAAKNAVVHDNIIDFANGYKTILGERGVTLSGGQKQRVSIARAIIKNPKILIFDDCLSAVDTETEEKILSNLEKVSKNKTTLIISHRVSSAKNADKIIVLDAGKIIQQGTHNQLITVSGYYKDLYDQQLLEKEM; from the coding sequence TTGAAAGCTCTACAATATTTAAATAAATATTTTTCTAAATACAAATGGCGATTTTTAATAGGAATTTTAATTACAGTTCTTTCTAAAATTATAGCTTTAAAAGTACCTAAACTTGTTGGTAATTCTTTAAATATTGTCGAAGATTATTTAAAAGGAACTACTACTGATTTAGACATTGTAAAACATGAGCTTTTTATAAATATTTTACTCATAATTGGGGTTGCGTTTTTTAGTGGGTTTTTAACTTTTTTAATGAGACAAACTATTATTGTTACTTCTCGTTTAATTGAGTTCGATTTAAAAAATGAAATCTATCAGCAATATCAAAAATTATCGCTTAATTTTTATAAAAACAATAGAACTGGCGATTTAATGAACAGAATTAGCGAAGATGTTACAAAGGTTAGAATGTATGTTGGCCCTTCTGTAATGTACACCACCAATATGATTGTACTGTTTGCTGTTTGTTTTGCAGAAATGGTAAAAATTGATTTAAAACTTACCTTATACACTTTATTACCTTTTCCTTTACTTTCTTTTTCTGTATTCTTTTTAAGTAAAATTATACACAAAAGAAGCACAATTGTACAACAAAATCTATCAAAATTAACAACATTTACGCAAGAACTTTTTTCGGGAATTGATGTTGTAAAATCTTATGGAATAGAAAAATCGATGACCAAAGATTTTGATAAAATTTCTAATGATAACAAAGAAAAAAACATCCATTTAGAAAAGGCAAATGCACTATTTTTTCCATCAATAGTTTTATTAATTGGTATTAGTAATATAATTGTGGTTTATGTTGGTGGTTTACAATACATAAACGGAACTATAAAATCTGGAACTATTCTAGAATTTCTATTATATGTAAATTATCTTACTTGGCCAGTTGCAATTGTTGGCTGGGTAACCTCAATGATTCAGCAAGCTGATGCTTCTCAAGCAAGAATAAATGAATTTTTAAATCAAGTACCAGAAATTAAAAACGAAAACGATTCTCACACAGATATTTACGGTAAAATAACTTTTAAAGACGTAACATTTACTTATGATGATACAGATATTACAGCTTTAAAAAACATCAATTTTACAGTAAATCCAGGCGAAACACTAGCAATTTTAGGAAAAACGGGTTCTGGTAAATCCACAATTATCGAATTAATAACAAGATTGTACGACACTCAAAAAGGTATTATTTTGTTAGATGATAAACCAATTAAAGAAGCCAATTTATATGATGTTAGGCGTCAAATAGGTTTTGTTCCTCAAGATCCTTTTTTATTTTCTGATACAATTGAAAATAATATTAAATTTGGAAAAGAAGATGCTACTGAACAAGAAATTATTGAAGCAGCTAAAAATGCAGTTGTGCATGATAATATTATAGATTTTGCTAACGGATACAAAACCATTCTTGGAGAACGTGGTGTAACTTTATCTGGCGGACAAAAACAACGTGTTTCTATTGCGAGAGCAATTATTAAAAACCCTAAAATATTAATTTTTGATGATTGTTTATCTGCTGTAGACACAGAAACTGAAGAAAAAATACTATCTAATTTAGAAAAAGTTTCTAAAAACAAAACCACTCTTATTATTAGTCACAGAGTTTCATCAGCAAAAAATGCAGATAAAATTATTGTATTAGATGCTGGTAAAATCATACAACAAGGAACTCACAATCAATTAATAACAGTTAGTGGTTATTACAAAGATTTATACGATCAACAACTTTTAGAAAAAGAAATGTAA